The Paramisgurnus dabryanus chromosome 3, PD_genome_1.1, whole genome shotgun sequence genome includes a window with the following:
- the s1pr2 gene encoding sphingosine 1-phosphate receptor 2: MTPDHKAVGLCQSAIMSKYSQYFNKTLIQVHYCVAKDMNKSELRKRMESKGRFSSLDILFVIICSIIILENLLVLIAVFRNKKFHSAMFFFIGNLAFSDLLAGSAYIANIFLSGHRTFELFPVQWFIREGTAFIALAASVFSLLAIAIERYIAITKVKVYGSNKTCRMFLLIGACWVMSILLGGLPIIGWNCINNLDDCSAVLPLNSRYYIRFVVTIFSMILMAIVILYVRIYLIVRTSQQEATNSPAYALLKTVTIVLGVFIVCWLPAFTILLLDTSCSMKQCPILNDAVVFFGIATLNSALNPLIYTLRSKDMRKEFLRVLCCWGLLNCGRPPHRCMVPLKSSSSMEHCTIKHENQSTPIMQDCTTCV, encoded by the coding sequence ATGACTCCTGATCACAAAGCTGTAGGACTTTGCCAATCCGCCATCATGAGCAAGTACTCGCAGTATTTCAACAAAACCCTGATACAGGTCCACTATTGCGTCGCCAAGGACATGAACAAAAGCGAACTGCGGAAACGCATGGAAAGTAAAGGGCGCTTTAGTTCCCTGGACATTTTATTCGTGATCATCTGCAGCATCATCATCTTGGAAAACCTTCTGGTGCTCATTGCAGTATTCCGCAACAAGAAATTCCACTCGGCCATGTTCTTTTTCATCGGGAACTTGGCTTTCTCTGACCTGCTGGCCGGCTCGGCGTACATCGCCAACATCTTCCTGTCGGGTCATCGGACGTTTGAACTGTTTCCTGTTCAGTGGTTCATAAGAGAGGGCACCGCTTTCATAGCCCTGGCCGCCTCGGTTTTCAGTCTGCTGGCTATCGCTATTGAGCGCTATATCGCCATAACCAAAGTCAAGGTTTACGGCTCCAACAAAACATGCAGGATGTTTCTTCTGATCGGAGCGTGCTGGGTTATGTCGATTCTCTTAGGAGGTCTACCTATTATCGGTTGGAACTGTATTAACAATCTGGATGATTGCTCGGCTGTCCTACCTCTCAACTCCAGATACTACATACGGTTCGTCGTCACCATCTTCAGCATGATCTTGATGGCAATTGTGATCCTTTATGTTCGCATCTACCTTATCGTACGCACAAGCCAACAAGAGGCCACCAATTCTCCAGCATACGCTCTCCTGAAAACCGTCACTATCGTGCTGGGTGTGTTCATCGTGTGTTGGCTGCCCGCCTTCACCATCCTTCTGCTGGACACTTCCTGCTCGATGAAGCAATGTCCCATTCTTAACGACGCCGTCGTCTTCTTCGGCATCGCCACTCTCAACTCGGCGCTGAACCCGCTGATCTACACGTTGCGAAGTAAAGACATGAGGAAGGAGTTCCTCAGGGTTCTTTGCTGCTGGGGGCTGCTCAATTGCGGCAGACCTCCCCACCGCTGCATGGTGCCGCTCAAGAGCTCGAGTTCGATGGAGCACTGCACCATCAAACACGAAAATCAGTCAACTCCCATCATGCAGGACTGCACTACCTGTGTCTGA